Proteins encoded by one window of Haematobia irritans isolate KBUSLIRL chromosome 2, ASM5000362v1, whole genome shotgun sequence:
- the LOC142223711 gene encoding putative ATP-dependent RNA helicase DDX43 has product MGFDPQIRKISLDIRPDKQPVMTSARSPTFYRRLFEQSHTDIISGEANNLIATDIASCDLVIEDVTHVINFQFRNIEEYSNSAIFSYRTRSDWCIASELIPIPEEAGQDIPSDSRPWLNLLLKPKNAVLKKHKINRTQCGRVGVSYGGRSGSK; this is encoded by the exons atgggttttgaccctcagattcggaagatatcattggatatacggcccgataaacaacctgtaatgacaagtgctaggagtccgacattttaccgacggttatttgaacaatcccataccg atattatctcTGGTGAAGCAAACAATCTTATAGCAACTGATATCGCCTCATGTGACCTGGTCATAGAAGATgtaacccatgtcatcaatttccagttccgaaatatcgaagaatacagtaacagtgctatatttagttatagaactcgatccgattggtgcatagcatcggaattaattcctatacctgaagaagctggtcaggatataccatctgactcccgaccatggctgaaccttttgctaaaaccaaagaacgcTGTGCTGAAGAAGCACAAAATTAATCGAACGCAATGTGGTAGAGTAGGCGTTAGTTATGGCGGTCGTAGTGGTagtaaataa
- the LOC142226000 gene encoding putative ATP-dependent RNA helicase DDX43 — protein MTSARSPTFYRRLFEQSHTDIISGEANNLIATDIASCDLVIEDITHVINFQFRNIEEYSNSAIFSYRTRSDWGIASELIPIHEEAGQDIPSDSRPWLNLLLKPKNAVLKKHIIERNVVE, from the exons atgacaagtgctaggagtccgacattttaccgacggttatttgaacaatcccataccg atattatctcTGGTGAAGCAAACAATCTTATAGCAACTGATATCGCCTCATGTGACCTGGTCATAGaagatataacccatgtcatcaatttccagttccgaaatatcgaagaatacagtaacagtgctatatttagttatagaacTCGATCCGATTGGGGCATAGCATCGGAATTAATTCCTATACATGAAGAAGCTGGTCAGGATATACCATCTGACTCCCGACCATGGCTGAACCTTTTGCTGAAACCAAAGAACGCTGTGCTGAAGAAGCACATAATCGAACGCAATGTGGTAGAGTAG
- the LOC142227605 gene encoding putative ATP-dependent RNA helicase DDX43, whose product MTWVISPMARAPNVIDTATITYPFLDEAHRILDMGFDPQIRKISLDIRPDKQPVMTSARSPTFYRRLFEQSHTDIISGEANNLIATDIASCDLVIEDITHVINFQFRNIEEYSNSAIFSYRTRSDWGIASELIPIHEEAGQDIPSDSRPWLNLLLKPKNAVLKKHIIERNVVE is encoded by the exons atgacatgggttatatcgCCTATGGCCAGGGCAC cgaatgttattgacacagccactattacttatccatttttagatgaagctcatcgtattttggatatgggttttgaccctcagattcggaagatatcattggatatacggcccgataaacaacctgtaatgacaagtgctaggagtccgacattttaccgacggttatttgaacaatcccataccg atattatctcTGGTGAAGCAAACAATCTTATAGCAACTGATATCGCCTCATGTGACCTGGTCATAGaagatataacccatgtcatcaatttccagttccgaaatatcgaagaatacagtaacagtgctatatttagttatagaacTCGATCCGATTGGGGCATAGCATCGGAATTAATTCCTATACATGAAGAAGCTGGTCAGGATATACCATCTGACTCCCGACCATGGCTGAACCTTTTGCTGAAACCAAAGAACGCTGTGCTGAAGAAGCACATAATCGAACGCAATGTGGTAGAGTAG